The following are encoded together in the Poseidonibacter lekithochrous genome:
- a CDS encoding DUF6172 family protein, with protein MKKTFRLQVANKHPDRQVEAIKNEIRKYIKREKKKPLSDGFDHWNFNCKFGKNDETPAVINFPDITKCIDEAASENCETFYMEIIAQEAVRPPKEEKTVEVIEEITDEQAE; from the coding sequence ATGAAAAAAACTTTCAGATTACAAGTAGCAAACAAACATCCTGACAGACAAGTAGAAGCTATTAAAAACGAAATTAGAAAATACATCAAAAGAGAAAAGAAAAAACCTCTTTCAGATGGTTTTGATCATTGGAACTTCAATTGTAAGTTTGGTAAAAATGACGAAACACCAGCAGTAATTAACTTCCCAGATATTACAAAATGTATCGATGAAGCGGCAAGTGAAAACTGTGAAACATTCTATATGGAAATTATTGCACAAGAAGCAGTAAGACCTCCAAAAGAAGAAAAAACAGTAGAAGTAATTGAAGAGATTACAGATGAGCAAGCAGAATAA